In one Apium graveolens cultivar Ventura unplaced genomic scaffold, ASM990537v1 ctg4688, whole genome shotgun sequence genomic region, the following are encoded:
- the LOC141702142 gene encoding uncharacterized protein LOC141702142: MDVADCFLDGNADVVEFCPHESFQHLLAAATYTLEEGDHPSRSGSISLFNVNADVGGDGGGLDLIHRVETAGIFDMKWNPVGDNVCPLLAQADANGHLRLHRIENAGDGTVANGSIMKEVNDEKISSSMCLCLDWNPSATSISVGLSDGSISVVSFLESQLEIVQEWKAHEFEVWATCFDHHQPNIVYTGSDDCKFSGWDLRSSSDLAFQNSRAHKMGVCCISKGLTDPHMLLTGSYDEYLRIWDIRSISKPVNETSICLGGGVWRIKQHPCIPGIVLAACMHNGFAVVKIKGDGAEVIETYSKHESLAYGADWQKISTSHEGEKKRTAVATCSFYDRCLRIWVPESTFAI; encoded by the exons ATGGACGTGGCGGATTGCTTTCTAGACGGCAACGCAGACGTGGTGGAATTCTGTCCACACGAATCATTTCAACACTTGCTAGCTGCTGCAACGTACACACTTGAAGAGGGTGATCACCCCAGTCGTTCAGGTAGTATTTCTTTGTTTAATGTGAATGCTGATGTGGGTGGTGATGGTGGTGGTCTTGACTTGATTCATAGAGTCGAAACTGCGGGCATCTTTGATATGAAATGGAATCCTGTTGGGGATAATGTATGTCCCCTGCTTGCACAAGCTGATGCTAATGGTCACTTAAGGCTTCATCGTATTGAAAATGCGGGAGATGGAACAGTAGCTAACG GTAGTATAATGAAAGAGGTGAACGATGAAAAAATTAGTTCATCCATGTGCTTATGCTTGGACTGGAATCCCTCAGCAACATCCATCTCAGTGGGGCTCTCCGATGGGTCTATATCAGTTGTCTCCTTTCTCGAGTCTCAACTAGAGATAGTACAAGAATGGAAAGCACATGAATTTGAAGTCTGGGCTACTTGCTTTGATCATCACCAGCCAAATATTGTATACACTGGTTCAGACGACTGCAAATTTAGTGGCTGGGATTTACGGAGTTCATCGGACTTGGCATTTCAGAATTCTAGAGCTCACAAGATGGGGGTATGTTGCATATCAAAGGGTCTCACTGATCCTCATATGTTACTTACTGGTAGCTACGATGAGTATCTAAGAATATGGGATATTAGATCAATCTCAAAACCTGTGAATGAAACTTCAATCTGTTTAGGAGGAGGAGTTTGGAGAATCAAACAACATCCTTGTATACCAGGCATAGTGTTGGCAGCTTGTATGCACAACGGCTTTGCAGTCGTCAAAATTAAAGGAGATGGAGCTGAAGTAATTGAAACATATAGTAAGCATGAATCCCTTGCATATGGAGCAGATTGGCAGAAAATAAGTACATCTCATGAAGGCGAAAAGAAGAGGACTGCAGTAGCTACTTGCTCGTTTTATGATCGGTGCCTTAGGATATGGGTGCCAGAGAGCACTTTTGCTATATGA
- the LOC141702143 gene encoding F-box/kelch-repeat protein At3g23880-like, whose amino-acid sequence MNHMGCYIPIFSDTGLEQYESSFLKIYGICDGLLCLSDGHLRLKSTIYLWNPIARRGKKIRDSHLYKTSRGVAYSLAFGYHDDDYKVIKIARYRDRYVVCIYSLSKDAWDFLTLNLLDNIHYGEDYDKYMHYPNAMLVNGVAYFLKEEPYQVVCFDIVYERIQVVDLPKHFKADTSFVMKSYGDSLALLEYCESGLVSTELVMWTLSGMLMWEKRFCIDTENSYPLGFIDDGKIILRTCDSYEFRLFNLVTNQFTELKFRQGFETLEERRALWGIDSFAESLVLVDNSTKDEYIRIERCSAHTTAFTLQKWKE is encoded by the coding sequence ATGAACCATATGGGGTGTTATATACCAATATTTTCAGATACTGGTCTTGAACAATACGAGAGCTCTTTTTTAAAGATTTATGGAATATGTGATGGGTTGTTATGTTTATCTGATGGACATTTGCGTTTGAAAAGTACTATATACTTATGGAATCCTATTGCCAGAAGAGGAAAAAAAATTCGGGACTCGCATCTATATAAAACCAGCAGAGGGGTTGCGTATAGTCTGGCTTTTGGCTATCACGATGATGATTACAAGGTAATTAAGATTGCTCGTTATCGGGATAGATATGTTGTTTGTATTTATAGTCTGAGCAAGGATGCATGGGATTTTTTAACTTTAAATCTTCTGGATAACATTCACTATGGTGAAGATTATGACAAGTACATGCACTATCCGAATGCCATGTTAGTGAATGGTGTTGCATATTTTCTGAAAGAAGAACCTTATCAAGTTGTGTGTTTTGACATCGTTTATGAGAGAATTCAAGTAGTTGATTTACCAAAACATTTTAAGGCGGATACGAGTTTTGTTATGAAATCGTATGGAGATTCCCTAGCCCTCTTGGAATATTGCGAGAGTGGACTAGTTTCTACTGAGTTGGTTATGTGGACATTGAGCGGAATGCTTATGTGGGAGAAGAGGTTCTGCATTGATACTGAAAATAGCTATCCATTGGGGTTCATAGATGATGGTAAAATTATTTTGAGGACCTGCGATTCATATGAGTTTAGGTTGTTCAACCTCGTGACTAATCAGTTCACAGAATTGAAATTTCGACAGGGATTTGAAACTTTAGAGGAGAGAAGAGCTTTATGGGGAATAGATTCTTTTGCGGAGAGCCTTGTTCTAGTTGATAACAGCACCAAAGACGAATACATTAGGATAGAGCGTTGTTCTGCTCATACTACGGCCTTTACATTGCAAAAATGGAAAGAATGA
- the LOC141702145 gene encoding uncharacterized protein LOC141702145 codes for MGTPARLSYQDMLNPLFLHLSDNATSIQVEKLRGSADYRSWSRSMEINLASKHKLGFVNGTITKPQDDDTKAEIWEACNNMVIAWITGNVSSTVRQSIMFMNNASEMWKNLEKRFTLTNGSRKYKLSKDLYEVRQHTASINEYYTTMKTLCEEVDSMNLLPAILNPLMK; via the coding sequence ATGGGAACCCCTGCTAGACTATCCTATCAAGACATGCTAAACCCACTCTTTCTTCACCTCTCAGACAATGCTACATCTATTCAAGTAGAAAAGCTGCGAGGCTCAGCAGACTATAGATCTTGGAGTCGATCCATGGAAATAAACCTAGCCTCCAAACACAAACTGGGTTTCGTGAATGGAACCATAACCAAGCCACAAGATGATGACACAAAGGCAGAAATTTGGGAAGCTTGTAACAACATGGTTATTGCCTGGATAACAGGTAATGTTTCTTCAACTGTTCGTCAATCTATAATGTTTATGAATAATGCATCTGAAATGTGGAAAAATTTGGAAAAGAGATTTACTTTGACAAATGGGTCGCGCAAATATAAGCTAAGCAAAGATCTTTATGAAGTTCGTCAACATACTGCCTCCATTAATGAATATTACACCACAATGAAAACATTGTGTGAAGAGGTTGACTCGATGAACCTTCTTCCTGCCATTCTTAACCCACTGATGAAATAA